In the genome of Vicia villosa cultivar HV-30 ecotype Madison, WI linkage group LG7, Vvil1.0, whole genome shotgun sequence, one region contains:
- the LOC131619612 gene encoding pEARLI1-like lipid transfer protein 3, which yields MAFNKLSVIILVLSLVSYSSFTEVNGSPPSPNPTPSNTAAPPSSQGQCPIDASKLGVCCSVISRIIINNFRSDDNNCCELIDGLTDLDAATCLCITLKAKAAVLGKKFDITNDIGVILNTCQKAVPPEYKCV from the coding sequence ATGGCTTTCAACAAACTCTCTGTCATAATTTTAGTGCTTTCTCTTGTTTCTTACTCATCATTCACTGAGGTTAATGGTTCTCCACCTTCACCAAACCCAACACCTTCAAATACTGCTGCTCCACCATCATCCCAAGGTCAATGTCCTATAGACGCCTCAAAGTTAGGGGTCTGCTGTAGTGTTATAAGCCGAATTATTATCAACAATTTTCGCTCGGATGATAATAACTGTTGTGAATTAATCGATGGCTTGACTGATTTGGATGCTGCAACCTGTCTTTGTATCACACTCAAAGCTAAAGCGGCCGTGCTTGGAAAAAAGTTTGATATAACTAACGATATTGGTGTGATCCTTAATACTTGCCAAAAAGCGGTTCCTCCTGAATATAAATGTGTCTAA
- the LOC131619613 gene encoding putative lipid-binding protein AIR1, producing MAFNKFFVIILVLSFVSYSSFTEVNGSPSSPSSAPSNTAVSPSQSQCPIDTSKLGVCCIALGRIIITNFRSDDNNCCELIDGLADLEAATCLCITLKAKAAVLGKKFDITNDIGVILNTCQKTIPPEYKCV from the coding sequence ATGGCTTTCAATAAATTCTTTGTCATAATTTTAGTGCTCTCTTTTGTTTCTTACTCATCATTCACCGAGGTTAATGGTTCTCCATCTTCACCAAGCTCAGCACCTTCAAATACGGCTGTTTCACCATCCCAAAGTCAATGTCCCATAGACACCTCAAAGTTAGGGGTATGTTGTATTGCTTTAGGAAGGATTATTATCACCAATTTTCGTTCGGATGATAATAACTGTTGTGAATTAATCGATGGTTTGGCTGATTTGGAGGCTGCAACATGTCTCTGTATCACACTTAAAGCTAAAGCGGCCGTGCTTGGAAAAAAATTTGATATAACTAACGACATTGGCGTGATCCTTAATACTTGCCAAAAAACTATTCCTCCGGAATATAAATGTGTCTAA
- the LOC131619615 gene encoding uncharacterized protein LOC131619615 codes for MMHYHLYAFVPDMSMSNLFVLPPNLMSQATGKRHGIVVNVRSDFANGMLGRKDKLIMGCEREGNYKRRNVYERNNSSKNIYSMKVKSPLRLRYVPNGIGWKVIVRCGMHNHKLSKDLESHDISGRTKDHERKFVNDMMKYNMTLRHIVAALKDKDLENLMSVTQVYKARATYRTGKRGTLAGM; via the exons ATGATGCACTATCACCTTTATGCTTTTGTGCCTGATATGTCAATGTCAAACCTTTTTGTTCTACCTCCAAACCTCATGAGCCAA GCTACTGGTAAACGACATGGTATTGTTGTCAATGTTCGTTCTGATTTTGCTAATGGAATGTTAGGGAGGAAGGATAAATTGATTATGGGTTGTGAGAGAGAAGGAAATTACAAAAGAAGGAATGTATATGAAAGAAATAATTCCTCAAAAAACATTTATAGTATGAAAGTTAAAAGTCCTTTAAGGCTGAGATATGTTCCAAATGGTATCGGTTGGAAGGTGATTGTTAGGTGTGGGATGCACAATCATAAACTATCTAAGGATTTGGAAAGCCATGACATATCAGGCCGTACAAAAGATCATGAAAGAAAGTTTGTGAATGACATGATGAAGTACAATATGACTCTAAGGCACATAGTTGCTGCTTTGAAAGACAAAGATCTAGAAAACCTCATGAGTGTTACCCAAGTGTATAAAGCTAGAGCTACATACAGAACGGGCAAGAGAGGTACATTGGCAGGAATGTAG
- the LOC131617731 gene encoding uncharacterized protein LOC131617731 codes for MFQSNLKFLLSFSLLCVLFSLLFQSLKPFLMQYYYSFYTIDKSYMFLLSNTLLAFIALCSTIFNTSSSTTHESIEHVLVLDSDKSNHFEFYVTEPDITEAIDSDNILKTETPKEDEEEKSLMIVEQENMITEAEAEEEEEEEEEEEDDVLMIIEEYETDELNKKCEDFIKKMKAKFCYDSYVEKSNYYNDHQNQSSLVLVN; via the coding sequence ATGTTTCAATCTAATCTCaagtttcttctttctttttctcttttatgtgttttgttttctcttctttttcagtCCTTAAAGCCATTCCTGATGCAATACTACTATAGCTTCTACACCATTGACAAGAGTTACATGTTTCTTCTATCCAATACCCTTCTTGCTTTTATAGCATTATGTTCTACCATATTCAATACCTCTTCATCAACCACTCATGAAAGCATTGAACATGTTCTTGTTCTTGACAGTGACAAGAGTAACCACTTCGAGTTTTACGTAACAGAACCAGATATTACAGAAGCAATTGATAGTGATAACATATTGAAAACTGAAAcaccaaaagaagatgaagaagaaaagagctTGATGATAGTGGAACAAGAAAACATGATTAcagaagcagaagcagaagaagaagaagaagaagaagaagaagaagaagatgatgttcttatgataattgaagaatatgagacagaTGAATTGAACAAGAAATGTGAGGATTTCATAAAAAAGATGAAAGCTAAGTTCTGTTATGATTCATATGTTGAGAAGAGTAATTATTATAATGATCATCAGAATCAGAGTTCACTTGTGCTTGTTAATTAG
- the LOC131615629 gene encoding putative pentatricopeptide repeat-containing protein At5g09950, with amino-acid sequence MILHYTRVLTKFKSTYTFLRHYTLSHSQLQPFDSYKTSSSLTDANNLHLQIYKTGFTHDVFLCNTLINIYVRLGNLVSAQKLFDEMPQKNLVSWSCLISGYTQNGLPDEACNLFKGIISNGLLPNHYAIGSALRACQQCGPTRLKLGMEIHAFIRKSPNGLDMVLSNVLMSMYSSCSDYVGDARRVFDEIEFRSSVTWNSIISVYCRRGDAVNAFELFSGMQMEAVELNLRPNEYTLCSLVTAACSLVDCGLVLLEQMLTGVVKSGFLHDLYVGSALVNGFARYGLMGCAKMIFEQMYDRNAVTMNGLMVGLAKQHQGEEAAKVFKEMKDLVEVNSESYVVLLSAFTEFSNIKEGKRKGQEVHAYLIRNSSVDSRILIGNALVNMYAKCDAIDNACTIFKLMPSKDTVSWNSMISGLDHNERFEDAVTCFHTMRRNGMVPSNFSVISTLSSCASLGWITLGRQIHGEAIKWGLDLDVSVSNALLTLYAEADSINECQKVFFLMPEYDQVSWNSLIGALANYEASVLQAVKCFLEMMQAGWRLNRVTFINILAAVSSLSVLGLGRQIHALILKYSVADDNAIENALLAFYGKCEQMEDCEIIFSRMSERRDEVSWNSMISGYIHSGVLHKAMDLVWLMMQRGQKLDGFTFATVLSACASVATLERGMEVHACAVRACLESDVVVGSALIDMYAKCGKIDYASRFFELMPIRNIYSWNSMISGYARHGHGQKALKLFTRMKQHDQSPDHVTFVGVLSACSHVGLVDEGFKHFKSMGEVYGLTPRIEHFSCMVDLLGRAGDVNKIEEFIKKMPMDPNILIWRTVLGACCRANGRNSELGRRAAKMLIELEPQNAANYVLLSNMHAAGGKWEDVAEARLAMRKAAVKKEAGCSWVNMKDGVHLFVAGDQTHPEKEKIYEKLKELMNKMRDAGYVPETKYALYDLELENKEELLSYHSEKLAIAFVLTRKSELPIRIMKNLRVCGDCHTAFKYISKIVNRQIILRDSNRFHHFDGGICSCGDYW; translated from the coding sequence ATGATACTCCACTATACCCGCGTATTAACCAAATTCAAATCAACTTACACTTTTCTCCGTCACTACACACTTTCCCATTCTCAACTTCAACCTTTTGATTCATACAAAACATCTTCTTCCTTAACCGATGCCAATAACCTTCATTTACAAATCTACAAAACCGGTTTCACCCATGATGTTTTCCTCTGCAACACTCTCATCAACATATACGTTAGACTCGGAAACTTGGTTTCTGCACAGAAACTGTTCGATGAAATGCCACAAAAGAATCTTGTTTCTTGGTCTTGTTTAATTTCGGGTTACACACAAAATGGGTTGCCTGATGAAGCATGTAATCTATTCAAAGGGATCATTTCTAATGGTTTGTTACCTAATCATTACGCTATTGGTAGTGCTCTTCGAGCTTGCCAGCAGTGTGGTCCGACTAGGCTTAAACTTGGGATGGAAATTCATGCGTTTATTCGTAAGTCTCCGAATGGTTTGGACATGGTTTTGTCTAATGTGCTTATGTCAATGTATTCCAGTTGTTCTGATTATGTCGGTGATGCTCGGCGGGTTTTTGATGAAATTGAGTTTAGAAGCTCTGTTACGTGGAATTCTATAATTTCGGTTTATTGTCGTAGAGGGGATGCTGTTAATGCTTTTGAGTTATTTTCTGGAATGCAGATGGAAGCTGTTGAGCTTAATTTAAGGCCTAATGAATATACATTGTGTAGTTTAGTAACTGCTGCGTGTTCGCTGGTTGACTGTGGATTGGTTTTGCTTGAGCAGATGCTGACGGGAGTTGTGAAATCTGGATTTTTACATGATTTGTATGTTGGCAGTGCTTTGGTTAATGGGTTTGCAAGGTATGGCTTAATGGGTTGTGCTAAAATGATTTTTGAGCAGATGTATGATCGTAATGCGGTGACTATGAATGGGTTAATGGTTGGATTGGCAAAGCAGCATCAGGGGGAAGAAGCGGCGAAAGTATTTAAGGAAATGAAGGATTTAGTGGAAGTAAACTCGGAGTCTTACGTGGTTCTTTTGAGTGCTTTTACTGAATTTTCGaatataaaagaagggaagagaAAAGGTCAAGAGGTTCACGCTTACCTGATTCGCAACAGTTCGGTTGATTCTCGGATTTTGATTGGAAATGCGCTTGTCAATATGTATGCAAAATGTGATGCCATTGATAATGCTTGCACAATTTTTAAACTCATGCCTAGTAAAGATACTGTCTCGTGGAACTCTATGATCTCTGGCCTTGACCACAATGAGCGATTTGAGGATGCAGTTACTTGTTTTCATACAATGAGGAGAAATGGAATGGTGCCCTCAAATTTCTCAGTTATTAGTACTTTGAGTTCGTGTGCAAGCCTGGGTTGGATAACGTTAGGACGACAGATACATGGTGAAGCGATCAAGTGGGGGCTTGATTTGGATGTTTCAGTTTCAAACGCCCTCTTAACATTATATGCTGAAGCTGATTCTATCAATGAATGTCAAAAAGTTTTCTTTCTAATGCCAGAATATGATCAAGTTTCTTGGAATTCTCTTATTGGCGCGCTAGCAAATTATGAGGCATCAGTTTTACAGGCTGTAAAATGTTTTCTGGAGATGATGCAAGCTGGATGGAGACTTAATAGAGTGACATTTATCAATATCTTAGCAGCAGTTTCTTCTCTTTCAGTTTTAGGATTGGGCCGTCAAATCCATGCTTTAATCTTAAAATATTCTGTTGCAGATGACAATGCTATTGAGAATGCACTTCTAGCTTTCTATGGAAAGTGCGAGCAGATGGAGGACTGTGAGATTATCTTTTCTAGAATGTCTGAGCGAAGAGATGAAGTGAGCTGGAATTCAATGATTTCTGGATACATACACAGTGGCGTCCTGCACAAGGCCATGGATTTGGTATGGCTTATGATGCAAAGGGGTCAGAAATTGGATGGTTTCACATTTGCCACTGTTCTGAGTGCATGTGCTTCAGTTGCAACATTAGAACGTGGTATGGAAGTTCATGCATGTGCTGTAAGAGCTTGTTTAGAATCAGATGTTGTTGTTGGAAGTGCACTAATTGACATGTACGCAAAATGCGGAAAGATAGATTATGCTTCAAGATTCTTTGAATTGATGCCAATAAGGAACATATATTCTTGGAATTCAATGATTTCAGGCTATGCACGCCACGGACATGGACAAAAAGCTCTAAAGCTTTTTACACGAATGAAACAACATGACCAATCACCAGATCATGTCACCTTTGTTGGGGTTCTCTCAGCTTGTAGTCATGTAGGGTTAGTTGATGAAGGATTTAAGCATTTCAAATCAATGGGTGAAGTGTATGGATTGACTCCCCGAATAGAACACTTTTCTTGCATGGTAGACCTTCTTGGAAGAGCAGGTGATGTTAATAAGATAGAGGAGTTTATCAAAAAAATGCCAATGGATCCTAATATCCTTATTTGGAGAACAGTTTTAGGAGCATGCTGCCGAGCTAACGGCCGTAATTCAGAGCTTGGGAGGAGGGCCGCCAAGATGCTTATCGAGTTAGAGCCACAAAATGCTGCAAACTATGTACTTCTTTCTAACATGCATGCTGCTGGTGGGAAGTGGGAAGATGTAGCAGAGGCTAGGTTGGCAATGAGGAAAGCAGCTGTGAAGAAAGAAGCTGGGTGTAGTTGGGTCAACATGAAGGATGGAGTTCATTTGTTTGTAGCTGGAGATCAAACACaccctgaaaaagaaaaaatctatGAAAAGCTGAAAGAGCTAATGAACAAAATGAGGGATGCTGGATATGTGCCTGAAACCAAATATGCACTCTATGATCTTGAGCTTGAAAACAAAGAAGAACTCCTCAGTTATCATAGTGAAAAACTAGCAATTGCTTTTGTTCTCACTCGCAAATCAGAACTGCCAATAAGGATAATGAAGAACCTTAGAGTTTGTGGTGACTGTCACACTGCTTTCAAATACATATCAAAGATTGTTAATCGACAGATAATTTTACGAGATTCAAATCGGTTTCACCATTTTGACGGTGGCATTTGTTCTTGTGGGGATTACTGGTGA
- the LOC131615631 gene encoding uncharacterized protein LOC131615631: MASITKVILLDSPLTFKNSFLPKSPSLSHTIVSPKTSNLGFKVHAQLGGRDEESKKGEKKKFITKEQEPEQYWQSAGEREGENPMKTPLPYIIIFGMSTPFVILAIAFANGWIKVPIR, from the exons ATGGCTTCAATCACCAAAGTGATTCTTCTTGATTCTCCTCTTACCTTCAAAAACTCATTTCTTCCTAAATCACCTTCACTTTCTCACACCATTGTCTCTCCAAAAACAAGTAATCTTGGTTTCAAAGTTCATGCTCAATTAG GTGGTCGAGATGAAGAATCAAAGAAAGGAGAAAAAAAGAAATTCATAACCAAAGAACAAGAACCTGAACA ATATTGGCAATCAGCAGGAGAGAGGGAAGGAGAGAATCCAATGAAGACACCACTTCCTTACATTATCATATTTGGTATGTCAACTCCTTTTGTAATCTTAGCCATTGCTTTTGCAAATGGTTGGATTAAGGTACCTATAAGATAA
- the LOC131615630 gene encoding SNF1-related protein kinase regulatory subunit beta-2-like isoform X1 yields MGSNSRRIDGEGTSGIKRVEDDDEDDEYEQEMNFMPSQILLDMQQVPGMMSQAESPQRWMHNTYAETVVHESLQSARIIWNYGGSNVAIAGSWDNWKTIEALENVGEGFEIIKTLPIRIYHYLFYVDGIWTYAPEFPSYHDNLGYAYNILDLQNYIAPRMHESEYPSSPPSSYDNILLNEDDFNKPPPELPPQLRAIIADEYASTSNAGPVSVPTLTHVNLNHLYVYKSDDEQFAALRSTQRLQQKFVTKVMYREKFL; encoded by the exons ATGGGAAGTAATAGTAGAAGAATTGATGGTGAAGGAACTTCTGGAATTAAAagggttgaagatgatgatgaagatgatgaatatgaACAAGAGATGAATTTTATGCCTTCTCAAATTCTTCTTGACATGCAACAG GTCCCTGGAATGATGAGTCAAGCTGAATCGCCGCAAAGATGGATGCACAACACATACGCAGAAACAGTGGTTCATGAAAGTTTGCAAAGTGCGAGGATTATATGGAATTATGGAGGTTCCAATGTTGCTATTGCAGGTTCATGGGACAACTGGAAAACAAT AGAGGCTTTGGAGAATGTAGGTGAAGGATTCGAGATTATTAAAACACTTCCAATAAGAATCTATCATTATCTTTTCTACGTAGATGGTATTTGGACATACGCGCCTGAGTTTCCATCGTATCATGATAATTTAGGTTATGCCTACAATATATTGGATTTGCAG AATTATATTGCACCAAGAATGCATGAATCTGAATATCCATCATCGCCTCCGTCGAGTTACGATAACATACTCTTAAATGAAGATGATTTCAACAAGCCTCCACCAGAATTACCACCACAACTAAGAGCTATAATAGCAGACGAATATGCGTCGACGAGCAATGCTGGACCTGTTTCAGTCCCTACTTTAACACATGTGAATTTGAATCATTTATACGTTTACAAATCTGATGATGAACAATTTGCGGCACTAAGATCAACTCAAAGGTTACAACAAAAATTTGTAACTAAAGTGATGTATAGAGAAAAATTTCTTTGA
- the LOC131615630 gene encoding SNF1-related protein kinase regulatory subunit beta-2-like isoform X2, with translation MMSQAESPQRWMHNTYAETVVHESLQSARIIWNYGGSNVAIAGSWDNWKTIEALENVGEGFEIIKTLPIRIYHYLFYVDGIWTYAPEFPSYHDNLGYAYNILDLQNYIAPRMHESEYPSSPPSSYDNILLNEDDFNKPPPELPPQLRAIIADEYASTSNAGPVSVPTLTHVNLNHLYVYKSDDEQFAALRSTQRLQQKFVTKVMYREKFL, from the exons ATGATGAGTCAAGCTGAATCGCCGCAAAGATGGATGCACAACACATACGCAGAAACAGTGGTTCATGAAAGTTTGCAAAGTGCGAGGATTATATGGAATTATGGAGGTTCCAATGTTGCTATTGCAGGTTCATGGGACAACTGGAAAACAAT AGAGGCTTTGGAGAATGTAGGTGAAGGATTCGAGATTATTAAAACACTTCCAATAAGAATCTATCATTATCTTTTCTACGTAGATGGTATTTGGACATACGCGCCTGAGTTTCCATCGTATCATGATAATTTAGGTTATGCCTACAATATATTGGATTTGCAG AATTATATTGCACCAAGAATGCATGAATCTGAATATCCATCATCGCCTCCGTCGAGTTACGATAACATACTCTTAAATGAAGATGATTTCAACAAGCCTCCACCAGAATTACCACCACAACTAAGAGCTATAATAGCAGACGAATATGCGTCGACGAGCAATGCTGGACCTGTTTCAGTCCCTACTTTAACACATGTGAATTTGAATCATTTATACGTTTACAAATCTGATGATGAACAATTTGCGGCACTAAGATCAACTCAAAGGTTACAACAAAAATTTGTAACTAAAGTGATGTATAGAGAAAAATTTCTTTGA